A region from the Mustela erminea isolate mMusErm1 chromosome 10, mMusErm1.Pri, whole genome shotgun sequence genome encodes:
- the TMEM50A gene encoding transmembrane protein 50A, translating into MSGFLEGLRCSECIDWGEKRNTIASIAAGVLFFTGWWIIIDAAVIYPTMEEFNHSYHACGVIATIAFLMINAVSNGQVRGDSYSEGCLGQTGARIWLFIGFMLAFGSLIASMWILFGGYVAKEKAIVYPGIAVFFQNAFIFFGGLVFKFGRTEDLWQ; encoded by the exons atgtctggaTTTCTAGAAGGCTTGAGATGCTCAGAATGCATTGACTGGGGGGAAAAGCGCAATACTATTGCTTCCATTGCTGCTGGTGTTCTA TTTTTTACAGGCTGGTGGATTATCATAGATGCAGCTGTCATTTATCCAACTATGGAAGAGTTCAACCACTCATACCATGCCTGTGGTGTTATAGCAACCATAGCCTTCCTGAT GATTAATGCAGTATCAAATGGACAAGTCCGAGGTGACAGTTACAGTGAAGGTTGCCTGGGTCAAACAG gGGCTCGCATTTGGCTGTTCATTGGATTCATGCTGGCATTTGGGTCTCTGATTGCATCTATGTGGATTCTCTTTGGAGGCTATGTTGCTAAAG aaaaagcCATCGTATACCCTGGAAttgctgtattttttcaaaatgccTTTATCTTTTTTGG AGGACTGGTGTTTAAGTTTGGCCGCACTGAAGACTTATGGCAGTAA